A genomic segment from Panthera tigris isolate Pti1 chromosome A1, P.tigris_Pti1_mat1.1, whole genome shotgun sequence encodes:
- the LOC122230689 gene encoding LOW QUALITY PROTEIN: uncharacterized protein LOC122230689 (The sequence of the model RefSeq protein was modified relative to this genomic sequence to represent the inferred CDS: inserted 2 bases in 2 codons; substituted 2 bases at 2 genomic stop codons), producing MTGMLFTGKCPVSLPEVVLGEAAGTGPTATPHCRSQELGKPGTRNLYHSFWILEELCLLQGPGQWEKSELQGADKRSTSYQEEKPLPLQVSLTNFLLTKLNVILVGKGILFAGPAPIILEKTMMGEFGAERIQMGQSQSTPLSLLVANFRDVRTRGQNLSLDIRRGKLITLCHSEWPTFGVGWPTEGTFCLPIIAKVKSKIFLPGREGHQDQIPYILVWWNLVENPPPWLAPFLSSGMCKVLAMQPADSPKSRTPAAPLYPILPDSQDLLSLDPPPYHPPPLVPQALPAAAAPPVAPLVAPLGEPGGQEAAAAPEPGGREAAPAPGPIENETNCEGPASQTRGRTQHEPNPRLPDSTVALPLREIGSPDETGNPRLQYWPFPTSDLYNWKTQNTRFSDNTKDLIALLDSVMFTHQPTWDDCQQLLRILFTTEERERIQLEARKLVPRDDGQLTSNPDLINSAFPLTRPPQDEWDYNTAEGRGRLLIYRQTLMAGLRAAACKPTNLAKGGRGSDPLPEPRVTLQVEGTLVQFLVDTGAQHSVLVKPHGKVSEKSSWVQGATGIKKYPWTTQRTVDLGTGKVTHSFLVIPDSPCPLLGRDLLTKMGAQIHFQPGGPTVTDFHNQPISVLTVKLEDEYRLHQEPTPLDQGIEPWLQRFPDAWAETGGMGLAKHRPALFIEVKPRTDPICVRQYPMPAEAKNSITPHIRRLLDFGVLCTCHSAWNIPLLPVRKPNSGEYRPVQDLREVNKRVIDIHPTVPNPYTLLSALSPEKQWYTVLDLKDAFFSLPLAPKSQELFAFEWTDPDRGINGQLTWTRLPQGFKNSPTLFDEVLHEDLSEYRQQHPNITLLQYVDDLLIAAKTPEACIQGIEGLLRTLGTLGHHASAKKAQICNSEVTYLGYLLRGGQRWLMDARKETVLRIPRPQTPRQVREFLGSAGFCRLWIPGFAELAKPLYQATKDQQPFSWTEEAEXAFQQIKTALLSAPALGLPDVSKPFHLYVDENRGIAKAVLTQHLGPWRRPVAYLSKKLDPVAAGWPPCLRMIAATALMVKDADKLTMGQELQVTTPHGIEGILKQPPDRWLSNAQLTHYQGLLLNPLRVIFTPPTALNPASLLPDPDMGTPLHDCADTVAQVYGVREDLQDQPLSDADAIXFTDGSSFVHQGQRYAGAAVTSETEVVWAEALPPGTSAQKAELIALTQALKLGRDRKLTAYTDSRYAFATAHVHGAIYREQGLLTAERKDIKNKEEILALLAASWEPKKLAIVHCXGHQKTTNPVSRGNNLANQTAKNIAQPPVQLLTLQLPDPRPRELPPSPEYSESDIQWMSKLPMTRIKDGWWRDSKSSIILPDKLGWQVLERIHHSTHLGSRQMLDLLRQTGLKIRNVSDKVDQVVTKCTVCQLNNASSNPKTTGVRQRGSRRGTYWEVDFTEVKPGKYGYKYLLVFVDTFSGWTEAFPTKNETAQIVAKKILEEILPRYGFPVMIGSDNGPAFVSKVSQGLASILGADWKLHCACRPXTSGQVERMNRTLKETLTTLTMETGANWVVLLPYALFRVRNSPYKLGLTPYEIIHGRPPPIIPNLKDNLVKAENDNSLEFLFSLQALQRVHEDVWPKLKELYETGPPPIPHQFRPGDWVLIKRHRQGTLEPRWKGPFQVILTTPTAIKVDGIATWIHFAHAKPVDPFSDLIGPSKTTWTVDRTKDNPLKSTLRRQRTEP from the exons ATGACAGGGATGTTGTTCACAGGGAAGTGTCCTGTGTCACTCCCTGAAGTAGTGCTGGGGGAAGCTGCAGGCACTGGCCCCACGGCCACCCCACACTGCAGGAGTCAGGAACTAGGTAAGCCAGGAACTAGGAACTTGTATCACAGTTTTTGGATTCTGGAGGAGCTTTGTTTACTGCAGGGGCCTGGACAGTGGGAAAAGAGTGAGCTGCAGGGCGCTGACAAGAGAAGTACATCATACCAGGAGGAAAAACCTCTTCCTCTTCAAGTGTCTCTTACAAACTTTTTATTGACAAAGCTTAACGTCATCCTAGTTGGCAAAGGAATACTATTTGCAGGGCCCGCTCCCATTATCTTGGAGAAGACAATGATGGGTGAATTTGGAGCTGAAAG gatACAGATGGGCCAATCTCAAagcactcctctttctctcctcgtTGCTAACTTCAGGGATGTTAGAACCAGAGGACAGAATTTGAGTTTAGACATCCGGCGGGGAAAATTAATAACCCTCTGCCACTCTGAATGGCCAACCTTCGGTGTTGGATGGCCAACCGAAGGAACTTTCTGCCTCCCTATAATTGCTAAggtgaaatcaaagatttttctacCAGGTCGCGAGGGACACCAGGATCAGATTCCCTACATTCTTGTATGGTGGAATTTAGTGGAAAATCCACCCCCTTGGTTGGCCCCCTTCCTATCCTCGGGAATGTGTAAGGTCCTTGCCATGCAGCCTGCAGATTCCCCAAAATCAAGGACGCCAGCCGCGCCCTTGTATCCCATATTGCCCGATAGTCAGGACCTACTATCCCTAGACCCTCCACCCTATCATCCCCCTCCTCTcgtgccccaggccctgcccgcaGCAGCCGCCCCACCAGTCGCCCCGCTAGTTGCCCCCCTAGGGGAACCGGGAGGACAGGAAGCGGCAGCTGCGCCGGAACCAGGAGGACGGGAGGCAGCACCTGCGCCGGGCCCCATTGAAAACGAAACCAACTGCGAGGGGCCAGCCAGCCAAACCCGCGGGCGCACCCAGCATGAGCCAAACCCTCGCCTCCCCGACTCCACCGTGGCCCTACCCCTGCGGGAAATAGGATCCCCTGATGAAACAGGCAACCCCCGACTCCAGTATTGGCCCTTTCCCACCAGTGACCTTTACAActggaaaacacaaaacactcGATTCTCTGATAACACTAAAGACCTAATAGCTCTTTTAGACAGTGTCATGTTCACCCACCAGCCCACCTGGGATGACTGTCAGCAGCTTCTCCGCATCCTGTTCACTACAGAGGAGCGAGAGAGGATCCAATTAGAAGCAAGAAAGCTGGTTCCCAGAGACGACGGTCAGCTGACATCTAACCCTGACCTCATTAATTCGGCTTTCCCCCTAACCAGACCTCCACAGGACGAATGGGACTACAACACAGCAGAAGGTAGGGGAAGGCTACTCATTTATCGCCAGACTCTGATGGCGGGTCTCCGGGCTGCAGCTTGCAAGCCCACCAATTTGGCTAAG GGAGGACGGGGTTCGGATCCCCTCCCCGAACCTAGGGTAACATTGCAAGTGGAGGGGACCCTGGTCCAGTTCCTAGTTGATACCGGGGCACAGCACTCAGTTCTGGTCAAGCCCCATggaaaagtatctgaaaaatcatcctgggtacaaggggccacCGGAATAAAGAAGTACCCCTGGACAACTCAGAGGACTGTGGACTTAGGAACTGGGAAGGTAACCCACTCCTTCCTGGTCATTCCcgacagcccctgccccctgttGGGGAGGGATTTGCTTACCAAAATGGGGGCCCAAATTCATTTCCAACCAGGGGGACCCACAGTGACTGACTTCCACAACCAACCCATATCTGTACTCACTGTGAAACTAGAAGATGAATATAGGCTCCATCAGGAACCCACTCCTCTGGATCAGGGCATCGAGCCCTGGCTTCAACGCTTCCCAGACGCGTGGGCAGAAACGGGTGGTATGGGGCTAGCAAAACATCGCCCAGCCCTATTTATAGAGGTCAAGCCCAGGACGGACCCCATCTGCGTGCGCCAATACCCCATGCCCGCGGAAGCCAAAAATAGCATCACACCGCATATCCGCCGCCTCCTTGACTTCGGGGTCCTATGCACCTGCCACTCAGCATGGAATATCCCCCTGCTGCCCGTGCGCAAACCCAACAGCGGGGAATACAGACCAGTGCAGGACCTGAGAGAAGTCAATAAGCGGGTGATAGACATACATCCAACCGTTCCTAACCCCTATACTCTCTTGAGCGCCCTCAGCCCAGAAAAACAATGGTATACTGTTCTGGAtctaaaagatgcttttttcagCCTACCACTAGCGCCTAAAAGTCAAGAGCTATTTGCATTCGAGTGGACAGATCCAGACAGGGGCATAAATGGCCAGCTCACTTGGACCAGACTGCCACAAGGATTCAAAAACTCTCCGACCCTGTTCGATGAGGTTCTACACGAAGATTTAAGTGAGTACAGACAACAACACCCTAATATAACTCTCCTACAGTACGTTGATGATCTCTTAATAGCTGCCAAGACGCCCGAAGCCTGCATCCAGGGAATCGAAGGTCTCCTGCGAACTCTGGGAACCTTAGGCCACCACGCCTCAGCAAAGAAGGCTCAGATCTGCAATTCAGAGGTAACTTACCTGGGTTACTTACTGAGAGGGGGGCAACGCTGGCTAATGGATGCCCGGAAGGAGACTGTCCTTCGTATTCCCAGACCGCAGACACCACGACAGGTGAGGGAATTCCTAGGGTCGGCTGGGTTCTGCAGACTATGGATACCAGGGTTTGCTGAATTAGCAAAACCTTTATACCAGGCAACAAAAGATCAACAGCCCTTTAGTTGGACGGAAGAAGCCGAATAGGCCTTCCAACAAATCAAAACTGCTCTGCTATCAGCACCTGCCCTGGGACTCCCCGATGTCTCCAAACCCTTCCACCTATATGTAGATGAAAACCGAGGCATAGCTAAGGCGGTGCTAACCCAGCATTTGGGCCCTTGGCGCAGGCCAGTAGCCTATCTGTCTAAAAAGCTAGATCCAGTGGCCGCTGGATGGCCACCCTGTCTCCGGATGATTGCAGCCACTGCCCTAATGGTAAAGGACGCTGATAAGCTGACCATGGGCCAAGAGCTACAAGTCACCACCCCGCATGGCATCGAGGGCATCCTCAAGCAGCCGCCTGACCGATGGCTGAGCAATGCCCAACTCACTCATTACCAGGGACTGCTGTTGAACCCCCTCAGGGTCATCTTCACCCCCCCAACGGCCCTGAACCCAGCATCACTGCTGCCAGACCCAGACATGGGAACCCCACTTCATGACTGCGCCGACACAGTGGCTCAAGTTTATGGGGTCCGGGAGGACTTGCAGGACCAACCATTATCGGATGCGGACGCCATCTAGTTCACCGATGGAAGCAGCTTTGTTCACCAGGGACAAAGGTATGCGGGGGCGGCCGTAACTTCAGAAACCGAGGTGGTTTGGGCAGAAGCCCTACCCCCCGGAACCTCGGCCCAGAAGGCTGAACTAATAGCCTTAACCCAGGCCCTAAAATTAGGAAGAGACCGCAAGCTAACCGCATACACTGATAGCCGATATGCCTTCGCCACCGCTCATGTACATGGGGCGATATACAGAGAACAGGGGCTCCTCACAGCTGAAAGgaaagacatcaaaaataaagaagagattctAGCCCTGCTAGCAGCCTCATGGGAACCCAAAAAGCTAGCAATTGTGCATT CAGGACACCAGAAGACAACCAACCCAGTTTCCCGGGGCAACAATTTGGCCAATCAGACTGCAAAAAACATAGCTCAGCCCCCAGTGCAATTACTGACCCTACAGCTGCCAGATCCCAGACCCCGGGAAttgccccccagccctgagtaTTCAGAAAGCGACATTCAATGGATGAGTAAACTTCCTATGACCCGAATCAAAGATGGCTGGTGGAGAGACTCCAAAAGCAGCATTATACTCCCAGATAAACTAGGATGGCAAGTTCTAGAGCGGATCCATCACAGCACCCACTTAGGTTCCCGGCAAATGTTGGACTTACTGAGACAGACTggactaaaaatcagaaatgtctctgaTAAGGTCGATCAAGTAGTCACTAAATGTACAGTGTGCCAACTCAACAACGCGAGTAGCAATCCTAAGACAACAGGGGTAAGACAAAGAGGGAGCAGACGGGGGACCTATTGGGAAGTAGATTTCACTGaggtaaaaccaggaaaatatggatataagTATTTGCTAGTTTTTGTAGATACCTTTTCAGGATGGACTGAAGCCTTTCCAACCAAGAATGAAACAGCGCAGATTGTAGCCAAAAAGATCCTAGAAGAAATCctgcccaggtatggttttccagtaATGATAGGGTCAGACAATGGACCTGCATTCGTCTCTAAGGTAAGTCAGGGACTGGCTTCCATACTTGGGGctgattggaaattacattgtgcatgCCGAC AAACctcaggacaggtagagagaatgaacagaacaTTAAAAGAGACCCTAACCACAttgaccatggagactggcgctaATTGGGTGGTCCTTCTCCCCTACGCTCTGTTCAGGGTGCGTAATTCCCCATACAAACTGGGACTCACAccctatgaaataatacatggtagaccaccccccatcatccctaaCCTAAAAGATAACCTTGTCAAAGCTGAGAACGATAATAGTCTTGAATTCTTGTTCTCCCTACAAGCCTTGCAGAGGGTCCATGAAGATGTATGGCCCAAATTAAAGGAACTGTATGAGACTGGACCCCCGCCTATTCCACATCAATTCCGGCCAGGGGATTGGGTCCTCATCAAACGTCATCGGCAGGGAACTCTGGAGCCCAGGTGGAAAGGACCCTTCCAGGTCATCCTGACAACGCCTACTGCCATCAAAGTAGACGGAATCGCCACCTGGATCCATTTCGCCCATGCCAAACCAGTGGACCCGTTCTCAGACCTCATCGGACCTTCAAAGACAACCTGGACTGTTGATCGGACTAAGGACAATCCTTTAAAATCGACCCTACGCCGCCAACGGACTGAGCCGTAA